The sequence TAACCAAATTGGGCTATACGCCCAAACAGGTTTTACCACTAGAATCAATCAAAAAAGATCCGAGCGTTAGCAAGCGCGGCGGATTTCTTTACTCTCGCCCTGATCAATTAGTTCTCCGCGAATTATTTGTTTTCGAGAAAAAGTGAAAATTGCTTCTTGGAATGTAAATGGCTTAAGATCGGCTGCCCGTAAAGATTGGCTGAAATGGTTTAAGACCAACCGCTTCGATATAGTGTGCCTGCAAGAAACTAAACTTCAGCCTACTCAAATTCCTGAACCTCTAAGAGAGATTCCAGGCTACAGTGCTTATTTTAACTCTGCCCAGAAAAAGGGGTATTCAGGGACTGCTGTCTATACCAAAATTAAACCTACGCAAGTAACCGCAAAATTGGGTTTGCGCCGCTTCGATAACGAGGGTAGATTTTTGCGATTGGATTTTGACAAATTTATTCTGATAAATTTATATCTGCCTCACGGGGGACGCCAAAAAGAAAATCTGGATTATAAATTAGCTTGTTATAAAAAATTGTTTACTTATCTGGGTAAAATCAAAGCTAAGCCAATAGTATTGATCGGCGATTTTAATATTGCCCACCAAGAAATTGATTTAGCCCGCCCCAAAAATAACAAGAACAATATTATGTTCACCCCCGCGGAACGAACTCAGATCGATCGATTATTAAGCTTAGGTTTTGCAGATACTTTCCGGGAGTTCCATAAACAGGGCGATTATTACACATGGTGGCCCTATTTCGCCAACGCCCGGGAGCGTAACTTGGGCTGGCGCATCGATTACGCTTTTTCATCGAAGAAACTAACCCCTAGATTATCTGAAGCTAGCATTCAATCCCAAACACTCGGCTCCGACCACTGCCCCATCATGTTGAACATAAAAACTGACTAATTTCCCTCTTACACATACATAAAAGTATTGACTGGGAGCTGATTTTATGGTATGTTAATTCATTATCTTGGTCAAAAAAACCTGAAGGAGGTTAAAAAAATGACCAGACGAACTTT is a genomic window of Patescibacteria group bacterium containing:
- a CDS encoding exodeoxyribonuclease III, whose amino-acid sequence is MKIASWNVNGLRSAARKDWLKWFKTNRFDIVCLQETKLQPTQIPEPLREIPGYSAYFNSAQKKGYSGTAVYTKIKPTQVTAKLGLRRFDNEGRFLRLDFDKFILINLYLPHGGRQKENLDYKLACYKKLFTYLGKIKAKPIVLIGDFNIAHQEIDLARPKNNKNNIMFTPAERTQIDRLLSLGFADTFREFHKQGDYYTWWPYFANARERNLGWRIDYAFSSKKLTPRLSEASIQSQTLGSDHCPIMLNIKTD